The following proteins come from a genomic window of Gynuella sunshinyii YC6258:
- a CDS encoding translocation/assembly module TamB domain-containing protein, with amino-acid sequence MSRWLRTILTIVGLLVILVSIPIAIVGTESGSRWIVSVTNRLLPSLTIDGFKGSLFTSIEADKVTWKDNVVEVTVTDFSTELYLRCLWRNEVCLGPSRVNVIDVAVIRKDSSSHDTSMPDVSLPFRLRVDALSAAHLRYRSIDEQYHPLEDWINIGEAMVILKGIWDHNKIVAEQVDWKLGGVFVQASGELGTTNSWPAKLMVSGGIAPLSEEFAVQGSVDGNFDEAHYDLTFSGYGSGHAEGSIQILGHDLPIDAFLKFTKTPAQLSPYTDGFDQLQASLSGTSKGYRISLKGLYGGNTQKTVSGSAVLDFSRLQQIELNISQLASLNDGSIDWSDTTTLSGKLELTEFETPDNWPLQLAVQGQAQVTAKLADDYDISIAGDFKSLHYDQYTVSNSHAELNWSDISNRYSLNAQGDIEVPDQPKTSVNIQVNSQDKTLWNIEQLQLRSKVGQQNAKGTITYSMSGPAPVNWNLDGNITNTDVSFWFPDWPTLLSGHLVSSGSWDDGRLLDFTLDTSMSGELLHDPVQLDIRAQKQNGTPLDIAKINASWRNSTLNAQGKIDHHGAKVQFHSTDLSSIYSELGNNAVNISGILSFASLEAAQSFDISQLQSSLQINADRPRHFNLRNKINMQQMSARAKVSLTPPFNYQASLHASKWDINDIALGALNITSSGNRHTQTFQSTVTDDKGVGMELASQLFDNGHWQGTLKTLDIVNGNNHWKLSQTTQINYQNDQLNVSQTCVTNKPSKLCLNISTTDTQLSSSGTMETLDSSKVLQLLNIRNIHHGLVSGRWNIEWPFDAANPKVQLEADQASGYLDIDGKNYQYQNARLGLNLTDQQLAGSISYDDLQGNHLTGRLTGNVTSLDHAELQTSVNVNDQAWLDAPKLVVTRKDTGIAIAADVKLTNVPLEYFNLIPGDLSNQMQFDITYLNKVACHKIPVNCLSGTVNIRQQRLKLADADIPTTGKILFNGRQASLNLTVGRFSYQDYQLDGNADITVENDQWTLNPSHLGVNGRSSHVQGTGLLTDDFQTQLKITSEELQPGIYNQQLSGTLQTQAQVELNYKQDLNWQTSGSVEGMIRQREFKSRWDIAGRGNQLTRLTEAWVNWGRAQAVAKQNDPDDGYSISIQAPKLEEFAFGIAGDIKATTTLNYQDGLWQLTADWNSGSLTYADLRLKQLNGSAELDQKSRQLQLNLAYQSLSLANEPLGALSAALSGSFDSHRLVINQESGDGHGLIMDGSWNSIKHHWSGNVRWAKFKFFEHNWQTTSAVLIDYSPEKLSVSPHCWTYAQASACLSEFQRTVIATDLQATLENFEVGNITEKLGQGWAMKGLLAGEISVHSKPDDISGKLALNLEQGTLILQSRGEDLVWPINNLSVTSGFNHDSISNRISFGVQNQALIVSESVIDLSQKTKTVDGTVNIMNLPMELAVPFLHPQDQISGQLNLNARFSGPMKEPEVKGQFKLTDGALLMVEYPIQIEHVELEGELNGKTATWTGHFNHPRQSSSQQATTEGTFTWDGPLKLETKIKAHRWPLKIQPYTDLSVSPDMDVIVTETTLGLYGTVKVDKGEITVNKLPDQAITPSDDVVYVGEDNKPATSQDLKANLHILTTDTVKFSGYGLKGELTGDLVLLDNYQARGQIDIEEGEFESFGIKLDLTEASLTFTNTIFEPNLHAVGSNTVTDKETGDKYNIGIEVSGTLENPSAEIFSDPYLPQDTALSYLILGRPLNSSSQEENQVSEAALALGIFGTRSYAKALAQNIGLEGFELESEGTGEETQVVATGQINDRLSITYGYNIYGSGSQIGFRYELAKRLFVEAARGYASALSLLYSFEYD; translated from the coding sequence ATGAGTCGCTGGCTCAGAACCATCCTGACCATCGTTGGGTTGTTGGTCATACTTGTCTCCATTCCTATAGCCATCGTCGGTACTGAATCAGGGAGCCGATGGATAGTCTCTGTCACCAACAGGTTGTTGCCCTCACTCACCATTGACGGCTTTAAAGGCTCACTGTTTACCAGTATTGAAGCAGACAAGGTCACTTGGAAAGACAACGTAGTTGAAGTCACAGTGACTGATTTTTCCACGGAATTGTATCTCCGCTGTCTTTGGCGCAATGAAGTCTGTCTGGGTCCATCCCGCGTGAATGTCATAGACGTTGCCGTTATCAGGAAAGACAGCAGCAGCCACGACACCAGCATGCCCGATGTCAGCCTTCCCTTCAGGTTGCGGGTCGATGCCTTAAGTGCCGCACACTTGCGCTATCGCAGCATCGACGAGCAATACCACCCCCTTGAAGACTGGATCAACATCGGGGAGGCTATGGTCATCCTTAAAGGAATCTGGGACCACAATAAAATAGTTGCCGAACAGGTCGATTGGAAGCTAGGCGGGGTTTTCGTCCAAGCATCTGGAGAGCTTGGCACAACCAACTCGTGGCCCGCCAAACTGATGGTCTCTGGAGGAATTGCGCCTCTAAGTGAGGAATTCGCCGTTCAAGGTTCTGTTGATGGAAACTTTGACGAAGCCCATTACGACCTGACGTTCAGTGGCTATGGAAGTGGTCATGCTGAAGGCAGCATTCAGATACTGGGACATGACCTGCCAATCGATGCTTTCCTGAAATTCACCAAAACACCTGCACAGCTCAGCCCTTATACTGATGGTTTTGACCAGTTACAAGCCTCTCTGAGCGGGACCAGCAAAGGCTATCGGATATCTTTGAAGGGCCTGTATGGTGGTAATACACAAAAAACCGTGTCCGGCTCAGCGGTACTGGATTTTTCCCGTTTACAACAGATAGAACTCAACATTTCTCAGCTGGCCTCCCTCAACGATGGCAGCATCGACTGGAGTGATACTACAACCCTGTCTGGAAAACTTGAATTAACTGAGTTTGAAACCCCGGACAACTGGCCGCTCCAGCTCGCCGTTCAAGGCCAGGCCCAGGTCACCGCCAAACTGGCTGATGACTACGACATATCGATTGCTGGTGACTTTAAATCTCTCCACTATGATCAATATACTGTCTCTAACAGCCATGCAGAACTGAACTGGTCAGACATATCCAATCGCTACAGCCTGAATGCCCAGGGTGACATAGAAGTCCCCGATCAGCCCAAAACCTCTGTGAATATTCAGGTAAACAGTCAGGACAAGACTCTCTGGAACATCGAACAGCTGCAACTGCGCTCCAAGGTTGGCCAGCAGAATGCCAAAGGAACGATTACCTACTCCATGTCCGGTCCGGCACCTGTCAACTGGAATCTCGACGGAAATATTACCAATACAGATGTCAGCTTCTGGTTTCCTGACTGGCCCACACTCTTGAGTGGACATCTGGTCAGCTCCGGATCATGGGACGATGGCAGACTACTTGATTTCACTCTGGATACATCGATGAGTGGCGAGTTATTACACGACCCAGTTCAACTGGACATTCGTGCGCAAAAACAGAATGGCACGCCTCTTGATATTGCAAAAATAAACGCCAGCTGGCGCAACAGCACACTGAATGCCCAGGGAAAAATCGATCATCACGGAGCCAAAGTCCAGTTTCACTCAACCGACCTTTCGAGCATTTACAGCGAGCTGGGTAACAACGCAGTTAACATCAGTGGCATCCTTAGTTTTGCCAGCCTGGAAGCAGCCCAAAGCTTTGACATAAGCCAGCTACAATCGAGTCTGCAGATAAATGCCGACCGGCCACGTCATTTTAATTTGCGAAATAAAATCAACATGCAGCAGATGTCAGCCAGGGCAAAGGTGTCGTTAACGCCACCTTTTAACTATCAGGCATCTTTGCACGCGAGTAAGTGGGATATTAACGATATAGCTCTTGGTGCCCTGAACATAACCAGCAGTGGCAATCGACATACTCAAACTTTCCAGTCAACGGTCACTGATGACAAAGGTGTTGGCATGGAGCTGGCCAGCCAGCTATTCGACAACGGACATTGGCAAGGCACACTAAAAACCCTTGATATTGTTAACGGAAACAATCATTGGAAACTCAGTCAGACGACCCAAATCAACTATCAAAATGACCAGTTGAACGTCAGTCAGACCTGTGTAACCAATAAACCCAGCAAACTGTGTCTGAATATCTCGACGACCGATACCCAGTTAAGCAGCTCTGGAACGATGGAAACTCTGGACAGTAGTAAAGTACTGCAACTATTGAATATCCGGAATATTCATCATGGCCTCGTAAGTGGCCGCTGGAATATAGAATGGCCATTTGATGCAGCGAATCCAAAAGTGCAATTGGAAGCTGACCAAGCTTCCGGATACCTCGACATCGACGGTAAAAATTATCAATACCAGAACGCAAGATTGGGCCTGAATCTGACCGATCAGCAATTGGCTGGTTCAATCAGTTATGACGACCTTCAAGGCAATCATCTGACTGGTCGGCTCACTGGCAATGTGACATCACTGGATCATGCTGAGCTACAAACCAGCGTAAATGTCAACGATCAGGCCTGGCTGGATGCACCAAAACTAGTGGTTACCCGGAAAGATACAGGAATCGCCATCGCCGCCGATGTAAAACTGACGAATGTCCCACTAGAGTATTTTAATCTGATACCAGGTGATCTCAGCAATCAAATGCAATTTGATATTACCTACCTGAATAAAGTTGCTTGCCACAAAATTCCTGTAAATTGCCTATCCGGAACTGTCAACATTCGTCAACAACGTCTCAAACTAGCAGACGCAGACATTCCCACTACCGGAAAGATTTTATTTAATGGCCGCCAAGCCTCATTAAATCTGACCGTTGGGCGTTTTTCCTATCAAGACTATCAACTAGATGGTAATGCAGACATCACTGTTGAAAACGATCAATGGACTTTGAATCCGTCACACCTGGGGGTGAACGGAAGATCCAGTCATGTCCAGGGCACAGGTCTGCTCACGGACGATTTTCAAACTCAGTTGAAAATCACCAGCGAAGAGTTGCAGCCGGGTATTTATAATCAGCAGTTGAGCGGAACCCTACAGACACAGGCCCAAGTTGAGCTGAACTACAAGCAGGATCTGAACTGGCAAACAAGTGGTTCGGTAGAGGGAATGATTCGACAACGTGAATTCAAAAGCCGATGGGACATTGCTGGCCGAGGCAATCAACTGACCAGACTGACAGAAGCGTGGGTGAACTGGGGCAGAGCTCAGGCGGTTGCCAAACAAAACGACCCTGATGATGGCTACAGCATCAGTATACAGGCTCCAAAACTTGAAGAATTCGCCTTTGGTATCGCCGGTGACATCAAAGCCACGACAACACTGAATTACCAGGACGGGCTCTGGCAACTCACGGCTGACTGGAACAGTGGTTCACTTACTTATGCAGACCTGCGCCTCAAGCAACTCAACGGTTCTGCCGAACTGGACCAGAAAAGCCGCCAATTGCAACTCAATCTCGCCTATCAGAGTCTGTCTCTGGCCAATGAACCTCTTGGTGCACTCAGTGCCGCCCTGTCAGGCAGTTTTGATTCCCACCGCCTGGTCATTAATCAGGAATCCGGCGATGGGCATGGCTTGATTATGGATGGCTCCTGGAACAGCATAAAACATCATTGGAGTGGCAACGTTCGGTGGGCCAAATTCAAATTCTTTGAGCACAACTGGCAAACTACCAGTGCGGTCCTGATTGACTATTCACCCGAGAAATTATCGGTCTCTCCTCATTGTTGGACTTACGCACAAGCCAGTGCCTGTTTGAGTGAATTTCAACGCACCGTGATAGCAACCGATCTTCAGGCCACGCTGGAGAATTTTGAAGTTGGCAATATTACTGAAAAACTCGGCCAGGGATGGGCTATGAAAGGCCTGCTGGCCGGGGAAATCAGTGTCCACTCCAAACCAGATGATATCAGCGGCAAACTCGCCCTGAACCTTGAGCAGGGCACTCTGATTTTGCAGAGTCGCGGCGAGGATCTGGTGTGGCCGATCAACAATCTGAGTGTAACATCCGGATTCAATCATGATTCCATTTCCAACCGGATCAGTTTCGGTGTCCAAAATCAGGCACTCATCGTTTCTGAAAGCGTGATCGATCTGAGTCAGAAAACTAAAACAGTCGACGGTACTGTAAACATCATGAATCTGCCCATGGAGTTAGCAGTTCCCTTTTTACATCCGCAAGACCAGATATCCGGACAACTGAATCTTAATGCCCGGTTTAGCGGTCCAATGAAAGAACCTGAAGTCAAAGGACAATTCAAACTGACAGATGGTGCTTTGCTAATGGTGGAATATCCGATTCAGATCGAACATGTTGAGCTGGAAGGGGAACTGAACGGCAAAACCGCTACCTGGACCGGTCACTTTAATCATCCCAGACAGTCAAGTTCACAGCAAGCCACGACGGAGGGCACATTCACCTGGGATGGACCATTGAAACTGGAAACCAAAATTAAAGCACACCGGTGGCCGCTAAAAATCCAGCCTTATACAGACCTGTCTGTCAGCCCTGACATGGATGTGATCGTGACGGAGACCACTCTGGGCCTTTACGGTACGGTCAAAGTGGATAAAGGCGAGATTACCGTCAATAAACTACCGGACCAGGCCATTACTCCATCAGATGATGTCGTGTATGTCGGTGAGGACAACAAACCAGCCACCAGTCAGGATCTCAAGGCCAATCTGCACATCCTGACAACCGACACAGTGAAGTTTTCAGGCTATGGACTCAAGGGAGAACTGACTGGTGACCTGGTATTGCTGGATAACTACCAAGCCCGTGGTCAAATCGATATTGAAGAAGGCGAATTTGAATCCTTTGGCATTAAACTGGATCTGACAGAAGCATCTTTAACCTTCACCAATACGATCTTCGAGCCCAATCTTCATGCTGTAGGTTCCAATACCGTGACCGATAAAGAAACCGGTGACAAATACAATATTGGCATCGAAGTTTCTGGAACACTGGAAAATCCGTCAGCAGAAATTTTTTCTGATCCTTATCTGCCACAGGACACCGCACTCTCCTACCTGATCTTGGGTCGTCCTCTGAACTCTAGCAGCCAAGAGGAAAACCAGGTCAGTGAAGCCGCACTGGCGCTTGGGATTTTTGGCACCCGCAGTTATGCCAAAGCGCTGGCGCAAAATATTGGACTTGAGGGTTTTGAGCTGGAAAGTGAAGGTACGGGAGAAGAGACTCAGGTTGTCGCCACGGGACAGATCAATGACCGTCTCAGCATTACCTACGGCTACAATATATACGGTTCCGGCAGCCAAATCGGGTTTCGCTATGAGCTGGCCAAACGACTGTTTGTCGAGGCAGCACGAGGCTATGCCAGTGCTTTATCACTACTTTACAGCTTTGAATACGACTGA
- a CDS encoding autotransporter assembly complex protein TamA gives MLYRLLKILILLVVACSAQSKIVFQITGNNKAAEENIKALLPPSFGDDRTSLERYFRSIRVQSQQALNALGYYRYTIDHEIVESQGGLNLVIIIQLGDPMLLHTISVSIKGDLNNDKSFEFPKDLIPEPNSQLNHAEYDNLKNLILSLAINKGYLDAELSRHELQIDLARNEANIYLVLDSGKQYFLGETRFGPTKLRGSFLERFIRYKEGSPYSPAKLQKLNLDLQQSGYFRAVRVTADPAEAVDHVIPVDVEFVDRKRNRIDLGGGYSTDLGLNAEINWQNIRLDGMGNQIGGSYAVSEVNQAVTLNLKQPGKRPQTDYFSINLGWEQQYIEDTTSSRANVGGELATYLGRGWLQTFSLERTYEEYTVGSEDFQLAELTIPGIKWQRRVTDGKLDPAEGFNTSLEVKYTSKSFLSTTDLSQFLIESRAILTPIPKNRLTARVQLGTLIAESFEKVPPSLRFYAGGDQSIRGYDYRSIAPQNEDGDILGGSQLFTGSFEYAYEFIDKWRAAAFVDYGSAFMKWDDMNSKVGVGAGIRWSSPIGQVRLDYAMGISNDPYSYRVHISMGPDL, from the coding sequence ATGCTGTACAGATTGCTGAAAATTCTGATTTTGTTGGTTGTTGCGTGCAGCGCCCAGAGCAAGATCGTTTTTCAGATTACTGGGAATAACAAAGCCGCCGAAGAAAATATCAAAGCACTCCTGCCTCCAAGCTTTGGGGATGACAGAACCAGTCTTGAAAGATATTTCCGCAGTATCCGGGTACAGTCCCAACAGGCGCTCAATGCCCTTGGTTACTACCGCTACACCATTGATCATGAAATCGTCGAAAGCCAGGGTGGATTAAACCTTGTGATCATAATTCAACTAGGCGATCCGATGCTGTTGCACACCATCTCCGTTTCGATCAAAGGTGACCTGAATAACGATAAAAGCTTCGAGTTCCCGAAAGACCTGATCCCTGAACCAAACAGTCAGCTAAATCATGCTGAGTATGACAACCTGAAAAATCTGATACTCAGTCTGGCCATTAATAAAGGTTATCTGGATGCCGAGCTCAGTCGACATGAGCTGCAGATCGATCTGGCCCGCAATGAAGCTAACATTTACCTCGTACTCGATAGCGGCAAACAATATTTCCTGGGTGAAACCCGTTTTGGCCCCACGAAACTGAGGGGATCCTTTCTGGAGCGATTCATACGCTACAAGGAAGGGTCACCCTACTCTCCAGCCAAACTGCAGAAACTGAATCTGGATCTTCAACAATCGGGCTACTTTCGTGCTGTCCGGGTAACGGCAGATCCGGCAGAAGCCGTAGACCACGTTATTCCTGTTGATGTCGAATTCGTGGATCGCAAACGTAACCGTATCGATCTGGGGGGAGGTTACTCAACAGACCTGGGCCTGAATGCCGAGATCAACTGGCAAAATATTCGTTTAGACGGAATGGGTAATCAGATTGGTGGCAGCTACGCGGTATCCGAGGTAAACCAGGCCGTTACCCTTAACCTCAAGCAACCGGGTAAACGCCCACAAACAGATTACTTCAGTATCAATCTGGGCTGGGAACAACAATATATTGAAGACACAACCAGTTCCAGAGCCAATGTAGGTGGTGAACTAGCCACTTATCTGGGACGAGGCTGGTTGCAGACATTTTCCCTCGAACGTACTTATGAGGAATACACCGTTGGCTCAGAAGATTTTCAGCTGGCTGAGCTGACCATACCTGGTATCAAGTGGCAGCGCCGTGTTACTGATGGAAAACTGGATCCGGCAGAAGGTTTTAACACCAGCCTTGAGGTGAAATATACGTCTAAATCCTTTCTCAGCACGACAGATCTGAGCCAGTTTCTGATTGAAAGCCGTGCCATATTGACGCCCATTCCTAAAAACCGCTTGACGGCCAGAGTTCAGCTGGGAACTTTGATTGCAGAATCATTTGAAAAGGTGCCTCCGTCTTTACGTTTTTATGCCGGTGGAGACCAGAGTATACGGGGCTATGACTATCGTTCTATCGCACCCCAGAATGAAGATGGCGATATCCTGGGTGGTAGCCAGCTGTTTACGGGTAGTTTTGAGTATGCGTATGAATTTATTGATAAATGGCGTGCAGCCGCATTTGTGGATTACGGTTCAGCGTTTATGAAATGGGACGACATGAACTCAAAAGTCGGTGTTGGAGCGGGTATCCGCTGGAGTTCTCCGATTGGCCAGGTCAGGTTGGACTACGCCATGGGTATTTCTAATGATCCGTACTCTTACCGGGTACATATTTCCATGGGGCCGGATCTATGA
- a CDS encoding TIGR00645 family protein yields MLEKLFENLLYSARWLLAPVYLGLSVMIAAVTIKFFQELFHILPVLFSAGEVDIILKALSLIDLALVGGLLVMVMFSGYENFVSQLDIAEDKEKLGWLGKLDVGTLKNKVATSIVAISSIHLLKVFMELESLQDNDRIMWYVLIHLTFVISAFMMGLLDRVNRKESK; encoded by the coding sequence ATGCTTGAAAAATTGTTTGAGAACTTGCTTTATTCGGCGCGCTGGCTGCTGGCCCCCGTGTACCTTGGCTTGAGCGTGATGATAGCAGCTGTAACCATTAAGTTTTTCCAGGAGTTATTTCATATCTTGCCGGTATTATTTTCGGCTGGCGAGGTGGATATTATTCTGAAGGCTTTATCGCTGATTGATCTCGCTCTGGTAGGAGGGCTGCTGGTAATGGTGATGTTCAGCGGTTACGAGAATTTTGTGTCTCAGCTCGATATTGCTGAGGACAAGGAAAAACTGGGTTGGTTGGGGAAACTGGATGTCGGCACTCTCAAAAATAAAGTAGCCACTTCGATTGTAGCCATTTCCTCCATTCATCTATTGAAAGTATTTATGGAGCTGGAGAGCTTGCAGGATAATGACAGAATCATGTGGTACGTTCTGATTCATCTTACATTTGTGATTTCAGCGTTCATGATGGGATTGCTGGACAGGGTTAACCGTAAGGAAAGTAAGTGA
- a CDS encoding universal stress protein, which yields MLPKIKTILYASDLGNHTRPAIRTAAAIAVSHQAKIIYLHVLEPITNTARSLVSSYISEKEINERLQQNKDEMTEYMQKRIAKFHEEELSEEENQLETRVMVKIGRIEEEILKVAEEQGADMIVMGSRTHSGVGQFMMGSSANKIVHTSSIPVLVVPIRD from the coding sequence ATGTTGCCAAAAATCAAAACCATTCTATATGCATCTGACCTCGGTAATCATACCCGACCGGCTATTCGTACAGCCGCAGCGATTGCTGTCAGTCATCAAGCCAAGATTATCTATCTGCATGTCCTGGAACCCATTACCAATACGGCCCGCTCTCTGGTCAGTTCTTATATTTCCGAAAAAGAAATCAACGAGCGACTCCAGCAGAACAAGGACGAGATGACAGAATACATGCAAAAGAGAATTGCCAAATTCCATGAGGAAGAACTGTCTGAAGAAGAAAACCAATTAGAAACCAGGGTTATGGTCAAGATTGGCAGAATTGAGGAAGAAATCCTGAAGGTAGCGGAAGAACAAGGCGCAGATATGATTGTCATGGGCAGTCGAACCCATTCAGGGGTCGGACAATTCATGATGGGATCAAGCGCCAACAAAATAGTACACACCAGCAGTATCCCTGTTCTGGTAGTGCCTATCAGAGATTGA
- a CDS encoding M15 family metallopeptidase: MTQDISRRKFLYHVLTAAGMCAGGTAVGWHLLHRNRYPNMTVVKLPDPLATGRVNVDPKAAIATGSVVEEPVPMVEAETPPLEETVSIPNVPTDSHVSETEIRGSDIIAEAEEEAKMRERVLHFNEDLDGDVWLDENQRKIFDSLHARIGRVQKTVGYGNFNILSFDEMLKIGERYVSVESFTKVEKNMLDELFFRNAQDLGFFGEKVTANQTASVKSDKVVKVPGSGHYLYKGDSEKLFNKLCTIVGDDLILTSGIRSVAKQYHLYTSKVVNANYNLSRASRSLAPPGYSYHAIGDFDVGQRNWGLKNFTSDFADSDVFRELISLGYIRIRYTIDNHFGVRFEPWHIRVV; the protein is encoded by the coding sequence GTGACTCAAGACATTTCCAGACGTAAGTTTCTATATCACGTGCTGACAGCAGCAGGCATGTGTGCTGGTGGCACGGCAGTAGGATGGCACCTGTTGCATCGCAATCGGTACCCTAATATGACCGTTGTCAAACTCCCAGATCCATTGGCTACTGGAAGGGTGAACGTTGATCCTAAAGCCGCTATAGCAACCGGATCGGTCGTAGAAGAGCCTGTACCAATGGTTGAGGCAGAAACCCCGCCTTTGGAAGAGACTGTCAGTATCCCTAACGTGCCGACTGATAGTCATGTGTCGGAAACGGAAATCCGAGGATCAGATATCATCGCCGAGGCTGAAGAAGAAGCCAAAATGCGTGAACGGGTGTTGCATTTTAACGAAGATCTGGATGGTGATGTCTGGCTTGATGAAAATCAGCGCAAGATATTTGACAGTCTTCATGCCCGGATTGGTCGGGTTCAAAAGACAGTTGGGTATGGTAACTTCAATATCCTGTCTTTTGATGAAATGCTGAAAATTGGCGAGCGCTATGTGTCTGTGGAGTCATTTACCAAAGTCGAGAAAAACATGCTTGATGAGCTGTTTTTTCGCAATGCTCAGGATCTGGGCTTTTTCGGCGAAAAGGTTACTGCCAATCAGACTGCGTCTGTCAAGTCAGATAAAGTCGTAAAAGTGCCTGGGTCAGGACACTATTTATACAAGGGTGACTCTGAAAAACTCTTCAATAAGTTGTGTACTATCGTGGGTGACGACCTGATTCTGACGTCCGGAATCCGTAGTGTGGCGAAGCAATATCACCTCTATACATCCAAAGTGGTTAATGCCAATTACAATCTTTCCAGGGCTTCGCGGTCACTGGCTCCTCCAGGCTATTCCTATCATGCCATTGGTGATTTTGATGTTGGGCAGCGAAATTGGGGACTAAAGAACTTTACTTCAGATTTTGCTGACAGTGATGTGTTCAGAGAGCTCATATCTCTAGGGTATATCCGTATACGTTACACTATCGATAACCATTTTGGCGTGCGCTTTGAGCCCTGGCATATTCGGGTGGTGTAA
- a CDS encoding chemotaxis response regulator CheY: MKILVVDDFSTMRRIVKNLLRDLGFTNTHEADDGNTAWPMLQSGDFDFLVTDWNMPGMTGIELLQKVRADDRLKKLPVLMVTAEAKRDQIVAAAQAGVNGYVVKPFTAAALKEKIEKIFDRVDNS; this comes from the coding sequence ATGAAAATCCTTGTTGTGGATGATTTTTCAACCATGAGGAGGATTGTTAAAAATCTTTTACGGGATTTGGGGTTCACTAATACGCATGAAGCTGATGATGGCAATACTGCCTGGCCAATGCTGCAGAGCGGTGACTTCGATTTTCTTGTAACAGATTGGAATATGCCGGGAATGACTGGTATAGAGTTATTGCAAAAAGTCAGGGCAGATGATCGGTTAAAAAAATTGCCGGTACTAATGGTGACCGCTGAGGCCAAAAGGGATCAGATCGTGGCCGCTGCACAGGCTGGTGTCAATGGGTATGTGGTCAAACCATTTACAGCTGCAGCACTAAAAGAAAAGATAGAAAAAATATTTGATCGCGTTGATAACAGCTGA
- a CDS encoding protein phosphatase CheZ — MEQLNNDGLKQEFEELLKSKTQELQRHLTDGQMPEALAVIKSLQEARDQSLYQEVGRLTRALHNAINNFNIEAETVSEKQSMSDMSDARDRLSYVVDMTEKAANKTMDLVEESMPVADKLGKDAKRLREYWRKLIDREMSGDQFRDLYWEMDAFLERSANESENLYGNLSSILLAQDFQDLTGQVIHRVTNLVKEVEASLVDLIFMASQVETITGIVHLPEESEKQEADQFKGHGPQISKDAADDVVTSQDDVDDLLSSLGF, encoded by the coding sequence ATGGAACAGCTAAACAATGATGGCTTGAAACAAGAGTTCGAAGAGCTGCTGAAATCCAAAACTCAGGAGTTACAACGGCATTTGACTGACGGGCAGATGCCCGAAGCATTGGCGGTGATCAAGTCTCTGCAAGAGGCTAGAGATCAAAGCTTGTACCAGGAAGTGGGGCGGCTCACCCGTGCGCTGCATAATGCGATTAATAATTTCAATATCGAAGCCGAAACCGTATCTGAAAAGCAGTCTATGTCTGATATGAGCGATGCTCGCGATCGATTGTCATATGTTGTTGATATGACTGAAAAGGCTGCGAATAAGACGATGGATTTGGTGGAAGAATCCATGCCTGTAGCCGATAAGCTAGGCAAGGATGCGAAAAGACTGCGTGAGTACTGGAGAAAGTTGATTGATCGTGAAATGTCGGGAGATCAATTTCGGGATCTGTATTGGGAGATGGACGCATTTTTGGAGCGTTCTGCCAATGAGTCAGAAAATCTATATGGCAATCTGTCGAGTATTTTACTGGCGCAGGATTTTCAGGACCTGACTGGGCAGGTTATTCATCGAGTTACAAATTTGGTCAAGGAAGTGGAGGCCAGTCTTGTGGACTTGATTTTTATGGCCAGTCAAGTGGAGACCATCACGGGCATCGTTCACTTACCAGAAGAAAGCGAAAAACAGGAGGCCGATCAATTTAAAGGACATGGACCTCAAATAAGTAAGGATGCGGCCGATGATGTAGTTACGAGTCAAGACGATGTTGATGATCTCCTTTCAAGTTTGGGTTTCTAG